The DNA window CGAACTGTTGGTACAGCGTCTGGTACGGAGCGGAGGCGCCGAAGTGGTCCAGCTCCACTGCCACGCCGGCCTCGCCGAGGAACTCGCGCCATCCCAGACCGGTCCCGGCCTCCACCGACACGCGCGCGCGTACCGAGGGGGGAAGTACCTGTCTCCGGTAGGACTCGTCCTGAGCGCGGAACCATTCCACGCTCGGCATGGAGATCACCCGGGTGGGTGTTCCGCCGGCCTCCAGCTCACGTCGGGCCCGCAGGGCGATGTCGACCTCGCTGCCCGTCGCGATGATGAGAGCCGAGGGGGAGCCGTTTCCGGCCTCGGCGAGCACGTATCCGCCGTTGGCCGCCCCCTCGGCGTCCGCCAGCTCCTGCCGGTCGAGCGTGGGGACGTTCTGCCGGGTCAGCGCGAGCGCAGCCGGACGTTGCCCGTTCTGCAGGATGGTGCGCCACGCCACCACGGTCTCGTTGGCGTCGGCCGGACGGACGACGTCCAGGCCGGGGATGGCCCGCAGGGCCCACAGCTGTTCGACGGGCTGGTGGGTCGGTCCGTCCTCGCCCAACCCGATCGAGTCGTGCGTCCACACGTAGGTGACGGGCAGCTTCATCAGTGCCGCCAGCCGGACCGCCGGGCGCATGTAGTCACTGAACACCAGGAACGTGCCGCCGTACGGCCGGGTGGGTCCGTGCAGCGCCATACCGTTGAGCACGGCTCCCATACCGTGTTCGCGCACGCCGAAGTGCAGGACCCGACCGAACCGGTCCCCGGAGAACATCTTGGTGGAGTACTCCTCCGGCAGGAACGAGGGCTCGTCCTTGGGAGTGGTGTTGTTGGAGCCGGCCAGGTCCGCCGATCCTCCCCACAGTTCGGGCAGGACCGGAGCGACGGAACTCAGGACCTCTCCGCTGGCTTTCCGGGTGGCCACGCCTTTCTCGCTGGTGTCGAAGACCGGGAGGTTCTTCTCCCAGCCCTCCGGAAGCTCGCCCTTCTGCAGCCGGTCGAACAGTTCGGCGCGCGATCCCCCGTCGGCCCGCCAGCTTTCCAGCTCCACGTCCCAGGCGGAGTGCATCTCCCTGCCGCGCTCGATGGCGACACGGGTGTGGTTGAGCACGTCCTCGGGAACGTCGAACCGCGCCTGGGGGTCCAGTCCCAGGACGCGTTTGGTGGCGGCCACCTCCTCGGCGCCCAACGCGGCACCGTGCGCGGCGCCGGTGTTCTGCTTGTTGGGAGCGGGCCACCCGATGATGGTCCGCAGCCGGATGAACGAGGGGCGTTCCGTCTCGGCCTGGGCCGCCAGTACCGCACTGTGGAGGGCGGCGACGTCCTCGTGGTAGGAACCGTTCGCGGTCCAGTCGATCTCCTGGACGTGCCAGCCGTAGGCGGTGTACCGAGCCGCCACGTCCTCGGAGTGGGCGACCTGGGTGTCGTCCTCGATCGAGATGTGGTTGTCGTCGTAGACCACGATGAGATTGCCCAGCTTCTGCGTGCCCGCCAGGGCGCTGGCCTCGTGGCTCACGCCTTCCTGGACGTCCCCGTCGGAGCAGAACGCGTAGACGAAGTGGTCGAAGGGACTCTCCCCGGGGGCCGCCTCCGGGTGGAACAGGCCGAGCTCGCGGCGGGCCGCCATGGCCATGCCGACAGCGTTGCCGAGGCCCTGCCCCAACGGTCCGGTCGTGGTCTCCACGCCGGGGGTGTGACCGTGCTCGGGATGCCCCGGGGTGAGGCTGTCCCACTGGCGCAGGCCTTTGAGGTCCTCGAGCCTGAGTCCGTAACCGGAGAGGTAGAGCTGGATGTAGAGGGTGAGGCTGGAGTGGCCGCACGACAGGACGAACCGGTCCCGGCCCAGCCAGGAGGGGTCGTTGGGGTCATGCCGCATGAGCTTCTGGAACAGGAGGTAAGCGGCGGGGGCCAGGCTCATGGCAGCACCGGGGTGTCCGGAGCCGGCCTCCTCCACCGCGTCCATCGCCAGGGCACGGGCCACGTCGACGGCGCGCTGGTCGGTGTCCGACCATTCGAGGGAGGTTGTCGGGGCGTTGGTGTTCACGCGGGATCAGGGCTCCTTTCGCGCATCCGGTTCAGGTCCGGGCGCCACCCGGCCGGGGATCGTGAATGTGAGGTTGTCCACGGTCGTAACGCCCTGCCGTGCGAGCCGTGTGGAGGGAAATGACACGGCCTCCGGTTCGCCCGCTGCACGGGACCCTTCCTGGCAACACGACAGTGCGGACCACAAGAAGCCTATCGTTGAATGCCGTCGGCGGGCGTGTTCGTCACGTCATAACGCGCTGTGAGCTCCGGTGCCGGTGCGGCGCGTGGTTGTGGGGAGCGTGCCAGGTTATGTGTCCGAGATCAGGATGTGGGAGCCTGCAACGCGGTTCGCCGGCACGGGCGGCAGCACCCGTGTTGTTGCGAGTGCGTTGTTCGTGCAGCGCATGACGGGTTTTGTGCGGTCGCGCCGCCCCGGGGGCGCGCGGCTGACCAAAAGTACTACAGTATGTCGTTGACAGGGATTGTGGAACTCTGGCGTGACGTCGGGAACGACCGCGATCCGCTGTGGCGAACTAGTGACAATTCCTATCCCGGTTTGAGGTTCGGCGTGGCTGTGTCCGTAATACGGATGACTGGTGAGACGGCAGTCCTGGAGTGTGCCCGGAAGGGCAGCGCCCGACCCTTGACCCGGCGGCGGTGATCCCGATGAGCCCGGTGAGTCAGTCCGTGCAGGAAACGCCACAGACCCGGGACGGCGCCAGGGAACGTCCCGAGGCGCGTACCCGTGTCGCGGCGCTGGGAGACTACGCTCGGGCCTACGTGGCCCTGTCCAAGCCCCGCGTTATCGAGTTGCTGCTCATCACCACGATCCCGGTGATGTTCGTCGCCGCCGACGGGGTTCCTCCCCTCGGGGTGGCCGTGATGACGCTCGTCTTCGGGAGCATGTCGGCGGCGAGTGCCAACGCCATCAACTGCTATCTCGACCGCGACATCGACCAGGAGATGCGGCGCACACGGCGACGTCCCGTGGCGATGCACCAGGTAACGCCGCGTGGTGCGCTGGTGTACGGTCTCGTGCTGGCTGTCGCGTCGACAGCGGGGTTCGCGCTGTTCGTGAACTGGCTGTCGGCCGCGCTCTCCCTCGCCGCCATCCTGTTCTACGTCTTCGTCTACACGATGCTGCTCAAACGGCGCACCACGCAGAACGTGGTGTGGGGCGGCATCGCGGGCTGCATGCCGGTACTGATCGGATGGGCCGCGATCACAGAACGGCTCGACTGGGCACCCCTCGTCCTGTTCCTCGTCGTGTTCTTCTGGACGCCACCGCACACGTGGGCGCTGGCGATGCGCTACCGCGAGGACTACGCCGCCGCCAACGTCCCCATGCTGCCCGTGGTCGCAGGAGAGCACCGGGTCCTGCTGGAGTGCGTCCTCTACAGCTGGGCGACGGTCGCATTGTCCCTGCTGCTCTGGCCGGTCGCGCAGACGACGCTGTTCTACCCGCTCGTGGCCACCGTGCTCGGCGCGCTGCTACTGGTGCAGGCGCACCGCCTGTTGGGGCGGGTCCGGGCCGGGGTCACCGGCCACCACCTCAAGACGATGGGGTTCTTCCACCTTTCCAACGCCTACCTGGCCCTGCTCTTCTCGGCGGTCACCATCGATCCCCTGCTGGCGGGGGTGCTGGGCTAGGACCTGTCCGGGCACCACGGGCACCGACTGCCATTCCCACCGGACACGGGAACGCCGGTGGGGCGCGATGCTCCCTGAGCAGTACACGGGTTACGATCTGAGCCTATGCCCGCACTCGATCCGAAAGCCATCCTGGAGGGGCGCAGGCCAGGGCGGTACTCCATATCGATCACGATCGGCATCGTCGTCAGCGTCCTGTGCGCCCTGGGGATGCTTGGGTACCTGCTCTGGGCGGGCCTGGCCAGCGGCGGGGTCACCGGCGTCATCGGGTTCCTCATCAGCGTGGTCGCGGCGGTGATACCGGTCGCGATCCTGGTGCCGCTGATCCTGCTGCTCGACCGGTTGGAACCCGAACCACCGTCGATGATGATCTTCTCCTTCCTGTGGGGGGCGGGGGTCGCGGTGGTGGTCTCCTACCTGTTGAACACGGTCGGTCTGGAACTGTGGATGGTCCCCATGTTCGGTGCCGACCTGGGAACCTTCGTCAACACCGCGGTCGGAGCCCCCGTCGTGGAGGAGAGCGCCAAGGGGATGGTGCTGCTCTTCCTGCTGTGGCGACGCCGCTGGGAGATCGACTCCTTCACCGACGGGGTCATCTACGCGGGCATGGTGGCCACTGGTTTCGCCTTCACCGAGAACGTGCTGTACTTCCTGCAGTCCTTCTTCGAGGAAGGACTGTTCGGGCTGGTGTTCTCGTTCGTGCTGCGCGGGTTGGTGTCACCGTTCGGCCACCCCCTCTACACGGCGATGATCGGGATCGGCATCGCCCACGCGGCCATGAGCCGGGGAACACTGCGCTTCGCCGCTCCCGTCGTCGGCTGGTTCGCGGCCGTGCTGCTGCACGGGATGTGGAACGGCGCCTCGCAGTTCGGCTGGGGCGGTTTCGGGGTGGCCTACGTCCTGCTGTTCTTCGTCCTGCTGTCGATCGTCGTGATAGCGATCCAGGACCGGCACCAGCAGGTAGCGGCCATCGCGCACTACCTACCGCCCTACATCAGTACGGGGCTGGTGGAACCGCCCGACATCCGGATGCTCAGTTCGATCAAGGGCAGGCGCGGAGCGCGCAGGTGGGCGCAGCGCAACGCCGGACAGCGCGGCCGTTCGGCGATGAAGGACTACCAGCTCGCCGCGACCGAACTGGCGCTGTTGCACCAGCGGCTGGAACGGGGCGTGGCGCGCAGCAACTGGGAGTACCACCGCGACTCGTTCCTCGCGCTCATGCACGTCGCCCGGGACGCGTTCGCCGGACGCACGCAGCAGCCGGTCGCCCCGGAGTGGGCGCACAAGACGACCGACTCCGGCTTCCTGCAACGTGCGGACTTCGCCCGCGTCATCGCTGCGGCTCAGGCGCAGCGGCAGGCCCGGGCCTCCGAGGGGCAGCCGGACGCTTCCGAGGGGCAGCCGGACGACAAGCAGCCCGGCGATGGGGAGCAACCGTCCCGGTAACCGGAGGTCCGGCTACGAACGGAGCCGGTGGCCGCTGCCGTGTTCCTGCGGTGGGCGGTACCCGCCGCCGGAGGACCGCTCGGTCCGGCGCGCGGTGGCGAAGTACACCCGCAGTACCGCGACCCACACCAGAGCCGATCCCAGCACGTGCAACACGAC is part of the Haloactinospora alba genome and encodes:
- the tkt gene encoding transketolase, whose amino-acid sequence is MDAVEEAGSGHPGAAMSLAPAAYLLFQKLMRHDPNDPSWLGRDRFVLSCGHSSLTLYIQLYLSGYGLRLEDLKGLRQWDSLTPGHPEHGHTPGVETTTGPLGQGLGNAVGMAMAARRELGLFHPEAAPGESPFDHFVYAFCSDGDVQEGVSHEASALAGTQKLGNLIVVYDDNHISIEDDTQVAHSEDVAARYTAYGWHVQEIDWTANGSYHEDVAALHSAVLAAQAETERPSFIRLRTIIGWPAPNKQNTGAAHGAALGAEEVAATKRVLGLDPQARFDVPEDVLNHTRVAIERGREMHSAWDVELESWRADGGSRAELFDRLQKGELPEGWEKNLPVFDTSEKGVATRKASGEVLSSVAPVLPELWGGSADLAGSNNTTPKDEPSFLPEEYSTKMFSGDRFGRVLHFGVREHGMGAVLNGMALHGPTRPYGGTFLVFSDYMRPAVRLAALMKLPVTYVWTHDSIGLGEDGPTHQPVEQLWALRAIPGLDVVRPADANETVVAWRTILQNGQRPAALALTRQNVPTLDRQELADAEGAANGGYVLAEAGNGSPSALIIATGSEVDIALRARRELEAGGTPTRVISMPSVEWFRAQDESYRRQVLPPSVRARVSVEAGTGLGWREFLGEAGVAVELDHFGASAPYQTLYQQFGLTPEHVAAAVRTSLANVNNDSGAGTGD
- a CDS encoding heme o synthase; this encodes MSPVSQSVQETPQTRDGARERPEARTRVAALGDYARAYVALSKPRVIELLLITTIPVMFVAADGVPPLGVAVMTLVFGSMSAASANAINCYLDRDIDQEMRRTRRRPVAMHQVTPRGALVYGLVLAVASTAGFALFVNWLSAALSLAAILFYVFVYTMLLKRRTTQNVVWGGIAGCMPVLIGWAAITERLDWAPLVLFLVVFFWTPPHTWALAMRYREDYAAANVPMLPVVAGEHRVLLECVLYSWATVALSLLLWPVAQTTLFYPLVATVLGALLLVQAHRLLGRVRAGVTGHHLKTMGFFHLSNAYLALLFSAVTIDPLLAGVLG
- a CDS encoding PrsW family intramembrane metalloprotease; protein product: MPALDPKAILEGRRPGRYSISITIGIVVSVLCALGMLGYLLWAGLASGGVTGVIGFLISVVAAVIPVAILVPLILLLDRLEPEPPSMMIFSFLWGAGVAVVVSYLLNTVGLELWMVPMFGADLGTFVNTAVGAPVVEESAKGMVLLFLLWRRRWEIDSFTDGVIYAGMVATGFAFTENVLYFLQSFFEEGLFGLVFSFVLRGLVSPFGHPLYTAMIGIGIAHAAMSRGTLRFAAPVVGWFAAVLLHGMWNGASQFGWGGFGVAYVLLFFVLLSIVVIAIQDRHQQVAAIAHYLPPYISTGLVEPPDIRMLSSIKGRRGARRWAQRNAGQRGRSAMKDYQLAATELALLHQRLERGVARSNWEYHRDSFLALMHVARDAFAGRTQQPVAPEWAHKTTDSGFLQRADFARVIAAAQAQRQARASEGQPDASEGQPDDKQPGDGEQPSR